The Sorangiineae bacterium MSr11954 DNA segment CCATCCTCTCCATGATGCCGGTGCTCGCGCTGGTGGCCGTCATCCCCATGGGCGACACGGTCTTCCCGCAGTACCTGGTGCGCTCCACCGATCACGGCTACGTCTTCCCGGCCATCGAGCGCATGGGCCAAATGGTCGCGCGCGGCGTGGCGCCGGTCGATCTGGCGGTGGCGCCGCTCAGCTCGGGCATCCTCTTCATCTTTGCCTTGGCGGGGCAGGGCATCGTGGGCGCGGCCATCGCAGGTTGGTCGAGCGACAACAAATTCAGCTTGATGGGCGCCCTCCGCGCCGCGAGCCAGATGGTCAGCTACGAGGTCACCATCGGCCTCTCGCTCATCGGCGCCTTCATGCTCTACGGCACCGTGCGCCTCGAGGAGATGGTGCGCTGGCAAGGTGAGAACTGCTGGGGCCTGTTCGCGCAGCCGGCGGCGTTCTTCCTCTTCTTCGCCTCGGCGGTGGCCGAGTCCAAGCGCATCCCCTTCGACCTCCCCGAGGCCGAGAGCGAGCTCGTCTCCGGTTACTTCACCGAGTACTCCGGCATGAAGTTCGGCATGTTCTACTTCGCCGAGTACATGGAGGTCGTCACCAGCAGCATGCTGCTCGTCACGATCTTCCTGGGCGGCTGGCAGCTGCCGTTCTTCCACCGCGACGGCATCACCATCGCCATCGGCGATTGGACCTTGGTCCACCAGGCCATCCCGCACATCTGGATGAGCATCATCGGCGTGGTCGTCTTCTTCGGCAAGGTGCTGGCGACCTGCGTCTTCCAGGCCTTCGTGCGCTGGAGCCTCCCCCGTTTCCGCTACGACCAGCTGATGAAGCTGGGCTGGCGCGTGCTCTTGCCGCTCTCCCTCGGCAACCTCTTCCTCACGGGGGTCATCCTGCTCGTGATCGATGGCTCGCCCGAGGTCTCCTCGACCCTCAAGGTCGCGGCCGACATCAGCCAGCTCGTGGTCGCCCTCGTGATCACGCTCTTCGTGCTCCGCGGCCTGGTCGGCTTCTTCGCCCCCAAGCGCCGGTCCCTCTGGATCGTGGGCACCTCCGCGGAGATGGCCAACGCCCGCGGCGGTACGGTCACCGGCCCCATGCAACTGTAAGCTCCGCTCGTTACCCGAAATCGAGACATCCCATGGCGACTGCAACCTTCCCCAAGAAGCCCCCGTCTCCGAACAACGCGTACGTGGTCGAGCACGTGGAGCCCACGCCCGCCACGCAGGTGTACCTGCCCGAGATCTTCAAGGGCCTGGGCG contains these protein-coding regions:
- a CDS encoding NADH-quinone oxidoreductase subunit H produces the protein MTLAQWIWTIVKLAVMIGFLINVAALLTWLDRRQSAMMQDRVGPNRAVLKIGKFELRVAGLLHTAADGLKFFFKEDFVPPKADKLLFGLAPILSMMPVLALVAVIPMGDTVFPQYLVRSTDHGYVFPAIERMGQMVARGVAPVDLAVAPLSSGILFIFALAGQGIVGAAIAGWSSDNKFSLMGALRAASQMVSYEVTIGLSLIGAFMLYGTVRLEEMVRWQGENCWGLFAQPAAFFLFFASAVAESKRIPFDLPEAESELVSGYFTEYSGMKFGMFYFAEYMEVVTSSMLLVTIFLGGWQLPFFHRDGITIAIGDWTLVHQAIPHIWMSIIGVVVFFGKVLATCVFQAFVRWSLPRFRYDQLMKLGWRVLLPLSLGNLFLTGVILLVIDGSPEVSSTLKVAADISQLVVALVITLFVLRGLVGFFAPKRRSLWIVGTSAEMANARGGTVTGPMQL